In Hymenobacter volaticus, the genomic window GCTATTCCCCGTCGATCAAGAAACTCGCCAGTGGGCTACTTTTCTGCACTTGTCGTTGCTGGCAGGGCTGCTAGTTCCGGGCGCAGGCTTTGTCTTGCCCATTGTGCTATGGCAAATCAAAAAGAACGAACTACCGGGCATTGATGCCCACGGCAAAGTGGTAGCCAACTGGATAATCAGCGCCCTGATTTACGGGGTAATAAGCGGAATGCTGGTGTTCGTATTGGTTGGCTTTCCGCTACTTGGC contains:
- a CDS encoding DUF4870 domain-containing protein, with the protein product MAQPLFPVDQETRQWATFLHLSLLAGLLVPGAGFVLPIVLWQIKKNELPGIDAHGKVVANWIISALIYGVISGMLVFVLVGFPLLGVLGLLTLIFPIIGAIKANEGELWVYPLSIRVFS